One stretch of Armigeres subalbatus isolate Guangzhou_Male chromosome 2, GZ_Asu_2, whole genome shotgun sequence DNA includes these proteins:
- the LOC134211265 gene encoding putative uncharacterized protein DDB_G0271606: MVQWFEPVLLLAALLVTAESASRKNRYEVSVRHGPFEIHQRHVNTKPFKEPSRDKPETVGQNNPHIGYRKEVSLSEEIYEPRKKGRKRGERWDSRGMKVEMKIENQRHRFNGDRGMIRTKNVGSWSYTTTHMPTAETNTTKNPVLVQTFPTFGQKKKGSLKKPTSTQKIPKEETWTTSSTPTYQNFVTTQHSNDPNVKQQGFDADKSPSKPITFYNTQNENYGNIRTQAVSQLNEDNNFQRTTLIPEQDTYLTILNSVNPSELFRNPELRVPFSSDHIGSIAFDPSPKQQTTTSTTTTTTTTVPTTTVPTTTTTTTTTTLPPPPPPPPPPPPLPVTTVPNFRQAIKLPDDDDKNSIYLLVKYEKTRNDGQAKATVIEILGGNMQILQSAGNNRLNNEFDLYPNMEETVRESLKNVKLNSVEVTTAGYAVRENSEGEERNQIPTPLPLVGSPIRNGFNNQGNQNKQSSGFPIQQDLLAQKYLQQQRNNVVKQNVQSATNVPTPPTNLNFHKISQDYNPIPMSPQAFHSSFIFPTTPWGLPMPQIQQPQPQHLGFVHNAFRIQHLTGPQQFNPIQNNNPQSNQIKLEDQGDPRIQLERISKTPVNEPKGNALQQESGSAEENGKPGLRDSYGQYVSENYQDYDEAKGTRRPDAQNAAQFNPSTESLKETTDPLELTRVLVNKNGGLTVAQYNSLFKDFLEKELTESDLDSYENVFDTADGFGRSSQGGRTITAMTESEEFEEQQQQQLEQQQQQFEQQQLERQQLEQQKEQRQGHQQQQLQQQQQQLKQQQLLEQQLLEQQQQQQLLEKQQQQFEQQQLQRQQLEKQQQQQLLEQQQKQFEQQQLEKQQQQQLLEQQQKQLEQQQLHRQQLEKQQQEQLLEQQQKQFEQQQLQRQQLEQQQQQQQELQQQQLQRQQLLQQQLQQQQQLQQDDSSETFGSAEGDDLIRVQINKSGARHEPIVKIGYGSSKSHQGVYKSPKFFEKLKESSLEEEQTEQWDGLEPTQSPASGEYEVFPVFGYPASTEQQQGNIVYNQKLEESHNQPEQQENSVSDEPTNSGHQGGLSYIKFEKFN; the protein is encoded by the exons ATGGTTCAG TGGTTCGAACCAGTGCTATTGCTGGCAGCTCTGCTGGTGACCGCTGAAAGTGCATCTCGGAAAAACAGATACGAAGTCAGTGTCAGACATGGACCATTCGAAATCCATCAGAGGCACGTGAACACAAAGCCTTTCAAGGAGCCTAGTCGAGACAAACCAGAAACCGTTGGGCAGAATAATCCACATATCGGATATCGGAAGGAAGTGTcgctttctgaagaaatttatgaACCACGTAAAAAGGGAAGAAAACGTGGCGAAAGATGGGATTCGCGGGGGATGAAAGTCGAGatgaaaatcgaaaatcaaCGTCACAGGTTCAATGGTGATCGGGGAATGATAAGAACAAAGAATGTCGGATCGTGGAGTTATACAACTACTCATATGCCAACTGCAGAAACCAATACGACTAAAAATCCAGTTCTTGTACAAACGTTCCCAACATTTGggcagaagaaaaaaggaagtttaaaaaaaccaaCTTCCACTCAAAAAATACCGAAAGAAGAGACATGGACAACATCAAGTACTCCAACGTATCAAAACTTTGTGACCACTCAACATTCTAACGATCCCAATGTCAAGCAACAGGGGTTTGATGCTGATAAAAGCCCATCTAAACCAATAACTTTCTATAATacacaaaatgaaaattatggAAATATCAGAACTCAGGCAGTTAGCCAACTCAATGAAGACAATAATTTTCAACGAACGACATTGATCCCTGAACAAGATACGTATCTAACCATTTTAAACTCGGTGAACCCAAGTGAACTTTTCCGGAATCCAGAGTTAAGAGTCCCTTTCAGTAGTGACCACATCGGTTCAATTGCTTTCGATCCATCTCCAAAACAGCAAACAACCACTTCGACCACAACCACAACGACCACTACTGTACCGACCACCACTGTGCCGACCACTACCACAACGACTACCACTACAACTTTACCGCCgcctccaccaccaccaccgccgCCTCCGCCATTGCCTGTCACGACAGTACCCAACTTCCGGCAAGCCATCAAACTTCCAGATGATGACGACAAGAATTCCATTTATTTGTTGGTCAAATACGAGAAAACAAGGAACGATGGACAGGCGAAGGCAACGGTTATTGAAATTTTGGGAGGTAATATGCAAATATTGCAAAGTGCCGGAAACAATCGACTGAATAATGAATTCGATCTCTACCCTAACATGGAAGAGACAGTTCGGGAAAGTTTGAAGAACGTCAAGCTGAATAGCGTGGAAGTCACGACCGCTGGCTACGCAGTTAGAGAAAATTCGGAAGGAGAAGAACGAAACCAGATTCCGACTCCTCTACCATTGGTGGGATCACCCATTCGTAATGGCTTCAACAATCAAGGCAACCAAAACAAACAATCATCAGGATTCCCCATCCAACAGGACTTGCTTGCCCAAaaatatcttcaacaacaacgaAATAATGTTGTAAAACAAAATGTGCAGTCCGCTACGAATGTACCCACTCCACCAACTAATCTAAACTTCCATAAAATTTCTCAAGATTATAACCCTATTCCCATGAGCCCACAAGCCTTCCATTCTAGTTTCATTTTCCCCACAACACCCTGGGGGCTGCCTATGCCCCAGATCCAACAACCACAACCGCAGCATTTGGGATTCGTTCACAACGCCTTCCGAATTCAACATTTGACGGGACCGCAACAGTTCAATCCGATACAAAATAATAACCcacaatcaaatcaaattaaactggAAGACCAAGGTGACCCACGTATTCAGCTCGAGCGAATCTCAAAAACTCCTGTTAATGAACCCAAGGGAAATGCTCTACAGCAGGAATCTGGTTCAGCTGAAGAAAACGGCAAACCTGGACTGCGGGATAGCTATGGGCAGTACGTCAGTGAAAACTATCAAGACTACGATGAAGCGAAGGGAACCAGGCGCCCTGATGCGCAAAATGCTGCCCAGTTTAACCCTTCGACCGAGTCTCTCAAAGAGACGACCGATCCACTGGAACTGACACGAGTGTTGGTTAATAAAAATGGTGGCCTCACTGTAGCGCAGTACAATAGCTTGTTCaaagattttctggagaaggagCTAACAGAAAGTGACTTGGACAGCTATGAAAATGTATTTGATACTGCTGACGGTTTCGGAAGAAGTTCCCAAGGTGGACGAACAATCACGGCTATGACCGAGAGTGAGGAATTTGAAgagcaacagcagcaacagttggaacagcagcagcaacagtttGAGCAGCAACAGCTAGAACGGCAACAGTTGGAACAGCAAAAGGAGCAACGGCAAGGACATCAACAGCAACAattgcaacaacaacaacaacagctaAAACAACAACAGTTGTTGGAACAACAGTTGTTggaacaacagcaacaacagcagctgTTGGAAAAACAGCAACAACAGTTTGAACAGCAACAGCTACAGCGGCAACAGTTGGaaaaacagcaacaacaacagttATTAGAACAGCAGCAAAAACAGTTCGAGCAGCAACAGCTGGAAAAACAGCAACAGCAACAGTTGTTGGAACAGCAGCAAAAACAGTTGGAGCAGCAACAGTTACATCGGCAACAGTTGGAAAAACAGCAGCAAGAGCAGTTGTTGGAACAGCAGCAAAAACAGTTTGAGCAGCAACAGCTACAACGACAACAGTTAGaacagcaacagcaacaacagcaagAGCTGCAACAGCAACAATTGCAACGACAACAGTTGTTACAGCAACAActgcaacaacaacagcaactaCAACAAGATGACTCTTCGGAAACTTTTGGATCTGCAGAAGGAGATGATCTTATCCGAGTGCAAATCAATAAATCAGGGGCCCGACATGAACCCATTGTGAAAATTGGTTACGGCAGCTCCAAGTCACATCAAGGTGTGTACAAATCGCCGAAATTCTTCGAGAAACTTAAGGAAAGCAGTCTTGAAGAGGAGCAAACAGAGCAATGGGATGGTCTGGAACCGACTCAGAGTCCGGCGTCCGGCGAATACGAAGTTTTTCCCGTGTTTGGATATCCGGCTTCGACGGAACAGCAGCAGGGTAACATTGTTTACAACCAAAAACTAGAAGAATCGCATAACCAGCCAGAGCAGCAGGAGAATAGCGTAAGTGACGAACCTACCAACAGTGGCCATCAAGGAGGACTAAGTTATATTAAGTTCGAAAAATTTAACTAA
- the LOC134209394 gene encoding uncharacterized protein LOC134209394 yields MLKVATLLVVLAVVASSQAWQGGRNGNGGKGGTAGELDGRREDQRREWDAWRAERQRALDAAWGDGREDRDNQADEEGSREGQDNEGGGEGQLRGEGEDGDGDGDNQGDDNEGGRDGEGDGEGERGSGENGERGGRGNGNGREDKEKVKEVVKKGKVVEEMNKEVVGRVVRMNNEVVKKEITERDKEVDKAIGIVKNQTRMVDRMVGNAVREMAVSKIDKEKDNRVTKIRAVKADDRKIVKVEDKAMIEGESREIAKKQEMAIIKETDNKIAKMDARKMVITEVISKMEDRIIDREAIKEIDRTVDRADVKKEERVIKKEDKEIAKKDAREKEEIVRMVVRVVMKNARKVAREAVKGKKTVESRLMG; encoded by the exons ATGCTTAAG GTTGCAACATTGTTGGTGGTGCTGGCTGTAGTCGCCAGTTCGCAGGCCTGGCAGGGTGGGCGCAATGGCAACGGAGGAAAGGGAGGAACAGCTGGTGAGCTGGATGGACGCAGGGAAGATCAACGTCGCGAATGGGATGCTTGGAGAGCGGAGCGACAACGAGCGCTAGATGCTGCTTGGGGAGATGGTCGCGAAGACAGGGACAATCAAGCAGATGAAGAAGGATCTAGAGAAGGACAAGATAACGAAGGTGGGGGCGAAGGGCAACTGAGAGGAGAAGGCGAAGATGGAGATGGTGATGGTGATAACCAAGGAGATGATAACGAAGGGGGCCGAGACGGGGAAGGCGATGGCGAAGGCGAACGCGGAAGTGGCGAGAATGGTGAACGCGGTGGACGTGGTAATGGAAACGGTCGTGAAG ACAAGGAGAAGGTGAAGGAGGTCGTCAAGAAGGGCAAGGTGGTCGAAGAAATGAACAAGGAGGTCGTCGGGAGGGTGGTCAGAATGAACAACGAGGTCGTCAAGAAGGAAATAACCGAGAGGGACAAGGAGGTCGACAAGGCGATCGGAATCGTGAAGAATCAAACCAGAATGGTCGACAGAATGGTCGGGAACGCGGTCAGGGAGATGGCCGTCAGCAAAATCGACAAGGAGAAGGACAACAGGGTAACCAAAATTCGAGCCGTCAAAGCGGACGACAGGAAAATCGTAAAGGTGGAAGACAAGGCAATGATCGAGGGGGAGAGCAGGGAAATCGCCAAGAAGCAAGAGATGGCAATAATCAAAGAGACGGACAACAAAATCGCCAAAATGGACGCCAGGAAAATGGTAATAACAGAAGTAATCAGCAAAATGGAAGACAGGATAATCGACAGGGAGGCAATCAAGGAAATCGACAGGACGGTCGACAGGGCGGACGTCAAGAAGGAAGAGAGGGTAATCAAGAAGGAAGACAAGGAAATCGCCAAGAAGGACGCCAGGGAGAAGGAAGAGATCGTCAGAATGGTCGTCAGGGTGGTAATGAAGAACGCCAGGAAGGTCGCCAGGGAGGCCGTCAAGGGCAAGAAAACCGTCGAGAGCAGACTAATGGGGTAG